GTCCCACCGGTTCGCCCGAAGCACGCGGCGGGCTCCGGCGAGAGCGATCTCCGGACGGTTGTTCTCCGCGGAGAGGTGCGCGAGGAGAACGACTTCGAGCCCCTCGTGGGCGGAGCCGGCGAGGGCGGCCTGGGTCGCTCGGTTCGAGAGGTGTCCGAAGTCGCTCAGGATCCTTTCCTTTAAGTACCAAGGATACGACCCGGCCCGAAGCATCTCCTCCTCGTGGTTCGACTCGATCACGAGCGCGCGCGCCCCCGCGATCGCCCGGCGGACCGTCCCGTCCACCCGCCCGAGATCGGTCGCGAACGCCACCGGGCCCGCCCCGCACTCGACGCGAAAACCAACCGGATCCTCGGCGTCGTGCTGCACGGAAAACGGATGGACGCGGAACGGCCCGACCGCGAACTCGCGCCCCGCCTCGATCGCATGGGTCGGGCCCGGTCCCGGGCGGGAGAGGGAGTCCAGCGTCCCGTAGGTTCCGTAGAGGGGGGCGGGGCATTTCTTTCGGAAGTTCTCGAGCCCCGAGACATGGTCGCGGTGCTCGTGGGAGATCAGGATCCCCTCGATCGAATCGAGCGTCACGCCCATTCGACCGAGCGCGCGGGAGAGGCGTCGCGCCGAGATCCCGCAGTCGACCAGGAGATAGCTCCCCTCCGCCCCGACGACGTAGGCGTTCCCCTTGCTTCCGCTCGCGATCGAGCAGAGCTC
This Candidatus Eisenbacteria bacterium DNA region includes the following protein-coding sequences:
- a CDS encoding MBL fold metallo-hydrolase, yielding MLELCSIASGSKGNAYVVGAEGSYLLVDCGISARRLSRALGRMGVTLDSIEGILISHEHRDHVSGLENFRKKCPAPLYGTYGTLDSLSRPGPGPTHAIEAGREFAVGPFRVHPFSVQHDAEDPVGFRVECGAGPVAFATDLGRVDGTVRRAIAGARALVIESNHEEEMLRAGSYPWYLKERILSDFGHLSNRATQAALAGSAHEGLEVVLLAHLSAENNRPEIALAGARRVLRANRWDGVKLLVAEQEAEGEVLVFR